From Candidatus Neomarinimicrobiota bacterium, the proteins below share one genomic window:
- the gmk gene encoding guanylate kinase, producing the protein MSGLLVIISAPSGTGKTTVCKKLLETNNGFEFSVSCTTRSPRPGEVNGREYYFLTRDEFEKKIKRGEFAEWEEIFHNYYGTLKSALEKAIRDGKILLLDVDVKGGLNIRKFYPENSVSIFLLPPSEEELDRRLRSRGTDNEDSLRMRKKRAHQELKLGEQYDYKIVNDRLDETVNKVLEIIEEVKKNGSRHY; encoded by the coding sequence AAAAAATTGCTTGAGACTAATAATGGTTTCGAGTTTTCCGTATCCTGCACTACACGAAGCCCAAGACCTGGGGAGGTAAATGGCAGGGAATATTATTTTTTGACCAGGGATGAATTTGAAAAAAAGATAAAAAGAGGTGAATTTGCCGAGTGGGAAGAGATTTTTCATAATTATTATGGTACATTGAAATCGGCGCTTGAGAAAGCAATTAGAGACGGGAAAATTTTACTTCTTGATGTTGATGTGAAGGGTGGTTTGAATATTAGGAAATTTTATCCAGAAAATTCCGTGTCGATATTTTTACTGCCCCCGAGTGAAGAGGAGCTTGATAGAAGATTAAGATCACGAGGAACTGATAATGAGGATTCATTGAGAATGAGAAAAAAGAGAGCTCACCAGGAGTTAAAACTTGGTGAACAATATGATTACAAAATAGTAAATGATAGGCTGGATGAAACAGTGAATAAAGTTTTGGAAATAATTGAGGAGGTGAAGAAAAATGGCAGTAGACACTATTGA
- the rpoZ gene encoding DNA-directed RNA polymerase subunit omega codes for MAVDTIEFGKLLQKSKDVFEIIVAMARRANQINALRVAKNPVVYKSEALEEYFEDFEEEQEIDYDKIEKPTTMALKEMLGGRIEYRYATYSKSEEKQDETEG; via the coding sequence ATGGCAGTAGACACTATTGAATTTGGTAAGCTATTGCAGAAGTCAAAGGATGTTTTTGAAATTATTGTTGCTATGGCAAGAAGGGCAAACCAGATCAATGCATTGAGAGTTGCTAAAAATCCAGTCGTGTATAAAAGTGAAGCCCTGGAAGAGTATTTCGAAGATTTTGAAGAGGAACAGGAAATCGATTACGATAAGATTGAAAAACCGACGACTATGGCTCTAAAAGAGATGCTTGGTGGAAGAATAGAGTACAGATATGCAACTTATTCAAAATCTGAAGAGAAGCAGGATGAGACTGAAGGATAA
- the coaBC gene encoding bifunctional phosphopantothenoylcysteine decarboxylase/phosphopantothenate--cysteine ligase CoaBC: protein MRLKDKKILFGLTGSIAIYKSAGIIRHLIRGEGADITVIMTDSAKKFISPLLFETLTGNPVFSEMFESEAKGTVHIDLARGADLLVICPATANIIGKIANGIADNLLTTIAMVKGIDTLIAPAMNDRMYLNPVTQENMKKLRNLGYEIVESEEGELACKTCGIGRLADEDKILLAILRKLGKKKFLTGKKVVVTAGPTREYIDDIRFISNRSSGKMGFAIAEQAYIMGADVTLIAGPNNLKKIPFIEYIEVQTSQQMLKALLEMKDADYLFMAAAIEDFVPEKFNGKIKKSDGVRTVKISYAEDIIKAYKKNYPDTVVVGFSVETVNGKENTLKKLREKGIDYIAWNDPTKVDTAFESDYNEIVLYSKNGNKWDLLKDKKIDIARELIEIVAGEGR from the coding sequence ATGAGACTGAAGGATAAAAAAATACTTTTTGGATTAACTGGAAGTATAGCTATTTACAAATCAGCAGGTATAATACGTCATCTGATCAGAGGCGAAGGAGCTGATATTACTGTGATTATGACTGACTCAGCTAAGAAATTTATCAGTCCACTATTGTTTGAGACATTAACAGGGAATCCTGTTTTTTCCGAAATGTTTGAAAGCGAAGCAAAAGGTACAGTTCATATAGATCTTGCAAGGGGAGCAGATCTACTAGTTATCTGTCCGGCGACAGCTAATATTATAGGAAAGATTGCAAATGGAATTGCAGATAATCTGCTTACTACGATAGCGATGGTGAAAGGAATTGATACCTTGATTGCTCCTGCAATGAATGACAGAATGTATTTGAATCCAGTAACTCAGGAAAATATGAAAAAATTAAGAAATCTTGGATATGAAATTGTTGAAAGTGAAGAAGGGGAACTTGCCTGTAAAACCTGTGGTATTGGAAGGCTTGCTGACGAAGATAAAATTCTCTTGGCAATATTGAGAAAATTAGGTAAAAAGAAGTTTCTTACAGGGAAAAAAGTTGTTGTGACTGCTGGCCCGACACGTGAATATATCGATGATATACGATTTATTTCCAACAGATCAAGCGGCAAAATGGGGTTTGCAATAGCTGAGCAAGCATATATAATGGGAGCGGATGTGACTCTGATAGCAGGACCAAATAATCTGAAAAAGATACCATTTATAGAGTATATTGAAGTCCAGACTAGCCAGCAGATGTTGAAAGCTCTTCTGGAAATGAAAGATGCTGATTATTTATTTATGGCAGCTGCTATTGAGGATTTTGTACCCGAAAAGTTCAATGGCAAGATAAAGAAATCAGATGGTGTAAGAACAGTTAAAATTAGTTATGCTGAAGATATTATAAAGGCATACAAGAAAAATTATCCTGATACTGTAGTGGTTGGATTTAGTGTAGAAACTGTCAATGGGAAAGAAAATACATTAAAGAAATTGAGAGAAAAAGGTATTGATTATATAGCTTGGAATGATCCAACAAAGGTAGATACTGCTTTTGAGTCTGATTACAATGAAATAGTCCTATATTCAAAGAATGGGAATAAATGGGATTTATTAAAAGATAAAAAGATAGACATTGCAAGAGAATTGATTGAAATAGTTGCGGGCGAGGGAAGGTAA
- a CDS encoding uracil-DNA glycosylase — MELFGDELILTEEPGKVIINPIEKLNEIKKAVENCKKCNLHKTRTNTVFGSGNLQADIVFIGEAPGRDEDLQGKPFVGRAGMLLNRLFKMVGIDRNEVFIGNVLKCRPPNNRTPSSFEISQCEPYLIAQLQLINPKLIVCLGLTAAKALLKMEYTLGQFRHSIFKYHNIDLMVTYHPAAVLRNPNLEKAIVEDFEKIKEIYLKEAD; from the coding sequence ATGGAACTGTTTGGTGATGAGTTAATTCTTACTGAAGAACCTGGTAAAGTGATAATAAATCCAATAGAAAAATTAAACGAGATAAAAAAAGCCGTAGAAAATTGTAAGAAATGTAATTTGCATAAGACAAGAACAAATACAGTTTTTGGATCTGGCAATCTGCAAGCTGATATAGTTTTTATTGGCGAGGCTCCGGGGCGGGACGAAGATCTACAGGGCAAGCCGTTTGTTGGAAGAGCGGGGATGCTACTTAATAGACTATTTAAGATGGTTGGAATTGACAGAAATGAAGTCTTTATCGGTAATGTGTTGAAATGTCGACCACCGAATAATCGTACACCAAGTTCTTTCGAGATTTCACAGTGCGAGCCCTATCTGATTGCCCAATTACAATTGATAAATCCAAAATTGATTGTATGCCTTGGATTAACCGCGGCGAAGGCTTTATTAAAAATGGAGTATACGCTTGGTCAATTCAGACATTCTATTTTTAAATATCATAATATAGATTTAATGGTAACTTACCATCCTGCTGCTGTACTTAGAAATCCAAATCTGGAAAAGGCAATAGTTGAGGATTTTGAAAAAATAAAAGAAATTTATTTAAAAGAGGCGGATTGA